The Alistipes sp. ZOR0009 genomic interval AAAGAACCTTTTAAATGCAGCTCCTGTTTTTAATAATAAAATAGATGCTTTAACAAGCAAATGTATTGTTCAACTTTAAAATTCTACGACTATGATAGACTCTATCAGCTATCGCAGGCTTAGTCTCGAAGAAAAACAAAACTTTGTAGACGAGGCGCTCCCAATTCTACAGACAAGACTAGGTGAAAACCCCACCTTCAAAAGTCACATCGACACTGTAGAGACCAGCTACAACTTGCTAAAAGCTTCGGCACAGACTATCAGCCACCCAGAGCTAACGGCACTAATTAACGAGGGCAATGCGATACGCGAAGGAGGTCTTAGATCGTTAAAGGGTTCGGCCAACCATAGCATTAACCGTCCCGATCCAGTATGGATAAAGTCAGGGCAGCAGGTTTTAAACCTTTACCGCGAATTTGGCGAGAATATGGCCGACCTGCCCATCGCCAAGCAAACTGCAGCG includes:
- a CDS encoding DUF6261 family protein; protein product: MIDSISYRRLSLEEKQNFVDEALPILQTRLGENPTFKSHIDTVETSYNLLKASAQTISHPELTALINEGNAIREGGLRSLKGSANHSINRPDPVWIKSGQQVLNLYREFGENMADLPIAKQTAAVENFLGAIDRSPELKQDITTIQGDIWLQDIRDGQQKVKAGIATRDASKKNDDNTPTDVAKELGVNLDKLFRYINMKIEFEPTPELKALSVELNKVIVRYRRNISLRATLRDNAKKDDTEKE